In the genome of Corythoichthys intestinalis isolate RoL2023-P3 chromosome 19, ASM3026506v1, whole genome shotgun sequence, one region contains:
- the stxbp6l gene encoding syntaxin binding protein 6 (amisyn), like isoform X2 translates to MTIQSTINKEVFIPCNERMLVAVEVQRRKKKRMSFLSPGSKGNYATFICVSVTNTRPQQLLISKVKHFSDSLAFTRTSQWMVEQLQQVDGINPDKDSPEFDLVFINAVDQWAASTAAEKCILVHVLYRACQTYWGAKTGSHVKVKRKGSHQVGVVDPSDSSPGPSSGRTQARRKSLVVPRLPEFINCASKLTKVPQIKMSLGERGDKLTEAEDKTVGLVHTTKQLADIAHKIALKRAK, encoded by the exons ATGACTATTCAGTCTACCATCAACAAAGAAGTCTTCATCCCCTGTAATGAACGGATGCTGGTGGCTGTAGAAGTacagagaagaaaaaagaagaggATGTCTTTCCTTTCTCCTGGATCCAAAGGAAACTATGCAACATTCATTTGTGTTTCAG TGACCAACACGAGGCCACAGCAGCTCCTCATTTCAAAGGTGAAGCACTTTAGCGACTCCTTGGCCTTTACAAGGACATCACAATGGATGGTGGAGCAGCTACAACAGGTCGACGGCATTAATCCCGACAAG GATAGCCCTGAATTTGACCTGGTATTTATCAACGCTGTGGATCAGTGGGCAGCCAGCACGGCGGCAGAAAAGTGCATTCTTGTCCACGTTCTGTATCGTGCCTGCCAAACCTACTGGGGGGCCAAGACAGGAAGTCATGTCAAGGTGAAACGCAAGGGTTCACACCAGGTTGGAGTTGTCGATCCCAGTGATTCCTCACCAGGGCCTTCATCTGGAAGGACACAGGCACGACGTAAAAGCTTAGTTGTACCCAGActgccagagttcatcaactgtGCTTCCAAACTCACAAAAG TCCCTCAGATAAAAATGTCTCTGGGAGAGCGCGGGGATAAACTGACTGAAGCTGAAGACAAGACTGTCGGACTGGTACACACAACCAAGCAGCTTGCAGACATTGCTCATAAG ATTGCCTTGAAACGTGCAAAATAG
- the stxbp6l gene encoding syntaxin binding protein 6 (amisyn), like isoform X1, whose protein sequence is MTIQSTINKEVFIPCNERMLVAVEVQRRKKKRMSFLSPGSKGNYATFICVSVTNTRPQQLLISKVKHFSDSLAFTRTSQWMVEQLQQVDGINPDKDSPEFDLVFINAVDQWAASTAAEKCILVHVLYRACQTYWGAKTGSHVKVKRKGSHQVGVVDPSDSSPGPSSGRTQARRKSLVVPRLPEFINCASKLTKDSSNMTLFIYRCKALLVHMRNKMNAKQRRAKNRVPQIKMSLGERGDKLTEAEDKTVGLVHTTKQLADIAHKIALKRAK, encoded by the exons ATGACTATTCAGTCTACCATCAACAAAGAAGTCTTCATCCCCTGTAATGAACGGATGCTGGTGGCTGTAGAAGTacagagaagaaaaaagaagaggATGTCTTTCCTTTCTCCTGGATCCAAAGGAAACTATGCAACATTCATTTGTGTTTCAG TGACCAACACGAGGCCACAGCAGCTCCTCATTTCAAAGGTGAAGCACTTTAGCGACTCCTTGGCCTTTACAAGGACATCACAATGGATGGTGGAGCAGCTACAACAGGTCGACGGCATTAATCCCGACAAG GATAGCCCTGAATTTGACCTGGTATTTATCAACGCTGTGGATCAGTGGGCAGCCAGCACGGCGGCAGAAAAGTGCATTCTTGTCCACGTTCTGTATCGTGCCTGCCAAACCTACTGGGGGGCCAAGACAGGAAGTCATGTCAAGGTGAAACGCAAGGGTTCACACCAGGTTGGAGTTGTCGATCCCAGTGATTCCTCACCAGGGCCTTCATCTGGAAGGACACAGGCACGACGTAAAAGCTTAGTTGTACCCAGActgccagagttcatcaactgtGCTTCCAAACTCACAAAAG ATTCCTCCAACATGACTTTGTTCATCTATCGCTGCAAAGCGCTCTTGGTTCATATGAGGAACAAGATGaatgcaaagcaaaggagggcaaAAAATAGAG TCCCTCAGATAAAAATGTCTCTGGGAGAGCGCGGGGATAAACTGACTGAAGCTGAAGACAAGACTGTCGGACTGGTACACACAACCAAGCAGCTTGCAGACATTGCTCATAAG ATTGCCTTGAAACGTGCAAAATAG